A genomic segment from Planctomycetaceae bacterium encodes:
- a CDS encoding GH3 auxin-responsive promoter family protein, with protein MTPKQFILKPMARLAATRAWLDTRAFVKAHADTAGAQEQLLLRLIARHAATDFGRDHGLAGVKSYGDFVRAVPVRTYEQMRPYFDRVFQGQTTALLPADEKVVMFSMTSGTTGLPKYIPVTAPFLENQRRGFNILGLSALNMHKAGWLRPIVQISSPMDDQLSPTGLPCGAISGMLAMNQQKIVRRMYPAPYQVASISNAAVKYYTLMRCAITHDVAIISTANPSSIIKMAEAAQAHAERIIRDVADGTFTPPGPIPAAVAGLLRFRPNRRAARRLQQALDEDGTLLPRRFWKPAFLTHWTGGTLKLYLRRLRELFGEVPIRDLGLLASEGRFSIPLEDNTPAGIAEIVSNVLEFIPIEEYGRDNPHTLPAHQARVGEEYFLVITNWAGLWRYSIDDRVRVVGRFGQSPVFEFLSRGLRTANLTGEKLTEHQVVEAMRQATARIGTDVNRFTFQPVFRGTPCYQLVIEPIDGNGAESALAPAMDQALAELNIEYQSKRHSGRLGPIRLSLAGSGYFDQREHDEIQRRHGRSEQYKHQYLLTDVLDETA; from the coding sequence ATGACACCCAAACAATTCATCCTGAAGCCGATGGCCCGCCTGGCCGCCACACGCGCCTGGTTGGACACCCGCGCCTTCGTCAAGGCACACGCCGACACCGCCGGCGCCCAGGAACAACTGCTCCTGCGCCTCATCGCCCGGCATGCGGCTACCGATTTCGGGCGCGACCACGGACTGGCCGGCGTGAAGTCCTACGGCGACTTCGTCCGCGCCGTCCCCGTCCGAACGTACGAGCAGATGCGACCCTATTTCGACCGCGTCTTCCAGGGGCAGACCACCGCCCTGCTGCCGGCCGACGAAAAGGTCGTCATGTTCTCCATGACCAGCGGCACCACCGGTCTGCCCAAGTACATCCCCGTCACGGCGCCGTTTCTGGAAAATCAGCGCCGCGGGTTCAACATCCTGGGACTGTCCGCCCTGAACATGCACAAGGCTGGCTGGCTGCGACCGATCGTCCAGATCTCCTCCCCCATGGACGATCAACTCAGCCCGACGGGCCTGCCCTGCGGGGCCATCAGCGGCATGCTGGCCATGAACCAACAGAAAATCGTGCGCCGCATGTACCCCGCGCCGTACCAGGTGGCGTCGATCTCCAACGCGGCCGTCAAGTACTACACCCTGATGCGCTGCGCCATCACCCACGACGTGGCGATCATCTCCACCGCCAATCCCTCCAGCATCATCAAGATGGCCGAGGCTGCCCAGGCCCATGCCGAACGGATCATCCGCGACGTGGCCGACGGCACGTTCACGCCGCCGGGTCCGATCCCCGCCGCCGTCGCGGGGCTGCTGCGATTCCGCCCCAACCGCCGGGCGGCGCGGCGCCTGCAGCAGGCGCTGGACGAGGACGGCACGCTGCTGCCGCGGCGGTTCTGGAAGCCGGCGTTCCTGACGCACTGGACGGGCGGCACGCTCAAGCTGTACCTGCGCCGCCTGCGCGAGCTGTTCGGCGAGGTCCCCATCCGCGACCTGGGCCTGCTGGCCAGCGAGGGGCGGTTCTCCATTCCGCTGGAGGACAACACCCCCGCCGGAATCGCCGAGATCGTCTCCAACGTCCTGGAGTTCATCCCCATCGAGGAGTACGGGCGCGACAACCCGCACACCCTGCCCGCCCACCAGGCGCGCGTCGGCGAGGAATACTTCCTGGTCATCACCAACTGGGCCGGGCTGTGGCGCTACAGCATCGACGACCGCGTGCGCGTGGTCGGCCGCTTCGGGCAGTCTCCCGTGTTCGAGTTTCTCTCGCGAGGGCTGCGCACCGCCAACCTCACCGGCGAGAAGCTCACCGAGCATCAGGTCGTCGAGGCGATGCGCCAGGCGACGGCCCGCATCGGGACCGACGTCAACCGCTTCACCTTCCAGCCGGTCTTCCGAGGCACGCCGTGCTATCAGCTCGTGATCGAGCCCATCGACGGCAACGGCGCCGAGTCGGCTTTGGCGCCGGCGATGGACCAGGCGCTGGCCGAGCTCAACATCGAATACCAGTCCAAACGCCACAGCGGACGCCTGGGCCCCATCCGCCTGTCCCTGGCCGGCAGCGGGTACTTCGACCAGCGAGAGCACGACGAGATCCAGCGCCGCCACGGCCGAAGCGAACAGTACAAACACCAGTACCTGCTGACCGACGTGCTGGACGAAACGGCGTGA
- a CDS encoding alpha/beta fold hydrolase: MTSLWTWLSQHWAAVAISITVASLLLFVVLVMARYTKICLNIFVDTPPPLSMGPLDFQRLAGEQQRFRSFDGTSLRGMRLQAPNAQTYKGTIVFCHEYGSDMFSCARYIRPLLEVGFDVFTFDFRAHGQSSAGSGNYRPLQWPSDKELEDVLGACLHVESLLQAEGKDTRIGLFGISRGAGAGLLAAASDPNIAAIVCDGAFSTDTTLVSYMKRWAHIFARVKLVYENHPEIFWNLLVWLLMKFAQPKLGRRFPSVRRALKEMQPRPILFIHGRRDSYIRSDQTALLYNDAPDPKYLWLVEQAKHNQSVMVQPRQYAARTIAFFRKHLAGDDIATAEITTPAETEVA; encoded by the coding sequence GTGACGTCATTATGGACGTGGCTCAGCCAGCACTGGGCGGCGGTGGCTATTTCGATCACCGTCGCGTCGCTGCTGTTGTTTGTGGTGCTGGTGATGGCGCGGTACACGAAGATCTGCCTGAACATCTTCGTCGACACCCCCCCGCCGCTGTCGATGGGCCCGCTCGATTTTCAGCGTCTGGCGGGCGAGCAGCAGCGGTTCCGCAGCTTCGACGGTACGAGCCTGCGGGGCATGCGGCTGCAGGCGCCCAACGCGCAGACCTACAAGGGCACGATCGTCTTCTGCCACGAGTACGGCTCGGACATGTTCAGTTGCGCCCGTTACATCCGCCCGCTGCTGGAGGTGGGCTTCGACGTCTTCACGTTCGACTTCCGCGCCCATGGCCAAAGCAGCGCCGGTTCGGGCAACTATCGCCCCCTGCAGTGGCCCAGCGACAAGGAACTCGAAGACGTCCTGGGCGCGTGCCTGCACGTCGAGTCCCTGCTGCAGGCCGAGGGCAAGGACACCCGCATCGGGCTGTTCGGGATCAGCCGCGGCGCCGGGGCGGGGCTGCTGGCGGCCGCGAGCGACCCGAATATCGCCGCGATCGTCTGCGACGGGGCTTTCAGCACCGACACCACGCTGGTCAGCTACATGAAGCGCTGGGCCCACATCTTTGCCCGCGTCAAGCTGGTCTACGAGAACCACCCCGAGATCTTCTGGAACCTGCTGGTATGGTTGCTGATGAAGTTCGCCCAGCCCAAGCTCGGGCGGCGGTTCCCCTCCGTCCGACGGGCTCTGAAGGAGATGCAGCCGCGCCCGATCCTGTTCATCCACGGGCGGCGCGACAGCTATATCCGCTCCGACCAGACGGCGCTGCTGTACAATGACGCTCCGGACCCGAAGTACCTCTGGCTGGTGGAACAGGCCAAACACAACCAGTCGGTCATGGTTCAGCCCAGGCAATATGCAGCGCGGACCATCGCGTTCTTTCGCAAGCACCTGGCCGGTGACGACATCGCCACCGCCGAGATCACCACCCCGGCCGAGACCGAGGTGGCGTAG
- a CDS encoding PEP-CTERM sorting domain-containing protein has product MASLLVMASGVYADTLTAADIADGVNGADETWQFAAQAYAETARFRRDTDYDNDPASWWGGGWSGWRYPNNEGEGVYGNTGTGAMLMHPWNSGAWLGSTAIMYRAQTAGTYTFDVSIYYAGGGNGVGANVFLGEDDTAGYVRGINQNANGFFSVGDPGDSLAAGVATTASRDLRLASSVTLAAGQYLIFALDNNITWGADMTTLNHFIVTNDIPEPASLMLLAAGAVGVIIRRRRK; this is encoded by the coding sequence ATGGCATCCCTTCTTGTGATGGCGTCGGGCGTCTATGCCGACACGCTCACGGCGGCGGATATTGCCGACGGCGTCAATGGCGCCGATGAGACCTGGCAATTCGCCGCCCAGGCGTATGCCGAAACCGCGCGGTTCCGCCGGGACACGGATTACGACAATGACCCGGCTTCCTGGTGGGGCGGCGGTTGGTCCGGGTGGCGGTATCCCAACAACGAGGGAGAGGGCGTCTACGGAAACACCGGCACCGGCGCCATGCTCATGCATCCGTGGAACAGCGGCGCCTGGCTGGGCTCCACGGCCATCATGTACCGTGCCCAGACGGCCGGAACGTATACCTTTGACGTCAGCATCTACTACGCCGGAGGCGGCAACGGCGTGGGCGCCAACGTGTTTCTTGGCGAAGACGACACGGCCGGCTATGTCAGGGGCATCAACCAGAACGCCAACGGTTTCTTCAGCGTCGGCGACCCGGGCGATTCCCTGGCGGCCGGCGTCGCGACCACCGCCAGCCGCGATCTGCGGTTGGCCTCAAGCGTAACCCTGGCAGCCGGGCAGTACCTCATCTTTGCCCTGGACAATAACATTACCTGGGGCGCCGACATGACGACGCTGAACCACTTCATCGTCACCAACGACATCCCCGAACCGGCCAGCCTGATGTTGCTGGCCGCTGGGGCTGTGGGCGTCATCATCCGCCGCAGGCGAAAATAG
- a CDS encoding restriction endonuclease subunit S: protein MAATELPEQWAEASVLDLASLIRGVSYAKGEALSSPTDGHVALLRANNIGDGLNFLDLQYVPQGRVSQEQMIQTGDVVLAMSSGSKQVVGKAASARGKWNGTFGAFCGVLRPHWQVDPAFFGYYFQTKGYRDAISAASSGTNINNLKREYFEAIVVPLPPLAEQKRIVARVEELLALVNAARERLAKVPRILKRFRQSVLAAACSGRLTEDWRAAGSVSESARALLERILLNRKDRYLRQTQECEKEGLRKPRQPKCLSASEISNEPFSLPESWLWVTWDDLTDWITYGFTRPMPHVAEGIPVVTAKNVLHDFVDLMSADRTSLEAFESLNDKDRPEAGEILLTKDGTLGRAAIVQKGQRCCINQSVAVLRFGGLSANERYLLRVIQCPFTQNLIEEGAKGAAMPHISITTFGSFPVPLPPLDEQKEIVRRVEALFKLADQIEQRVAAATKRADKLTQAILAKAFRGELVPTEAELARQENRSYEPASALLGRIRSQREQPKPTGARAKSTRKTKG from the coding sequence GTGGCTGCTACTGAACTACCAGAACAATGGGCAGAGGCCTCGGTTCTGGATCTCGCCTCATTGATCCGCGGTGTTTCATATGCGAAAGGCGAAGCATTGTCTTCGCCCACCGACGGCCACGTAGCACTTCTCCGGGCCAACAACATTGGGGACGGCCTCAACTTTTTGGATTTGCAGTATGTTCCCCAAGGGCGGGTAAGTCAGGAGCAGATGATCCAGACCGGTGACGTGGTGCTGGCAATGTCCAGCGGCAGCAAGCAAGTTGTAGGCAAAGCGGCTTCGGCTCGGGGAAAGTGGAATGGAACATTCGGCGCTTTCTGCGGCGTTCTCAGGCCACACTGGCAAGTCGATCCCGCGTTCTTCGGCTACTACTTCCAAACCAAAGGGTATCGCGACGCTATCTCGGCGGCATCTTCTGGAACCAACATAAACAATCTCAAGCGTGAGTATTTCGAGGCTATTGTGGTGCCTCTTCCCCCTCTGGCCGAACAGAAGCGGATCGTGGCCAGGGTGGAGGAACTGCTGGCCCTCGTCAACGCGGCGCGCGAGCGGTTGGCCAAGGTCCCCCGAATCCTCAAACGCTTCCGCCAATCCGTCCTCGCCGCCGCCTGCTCCGGACGACTGACCGAAGACTGGCGGGCAGCGGGTTCAGTCAGCGAATCTGCCAGAGCTTTATTGGAAAGGATCTTGTTGAATCGAAAAGACAGGTATCTTCGTCAGACCCAAGAGTGCGAGAAAGAGGGACTTCGCAAACCTCGACAGCCCAAATGTCTTTCAGCATCAGAAATCTCCAATGAGCCGTTCTCTTTGCCTGAAAGCTGGCTCTGGGTAACGTGGGACGATCTTACCGACTGGATTACATACGGCTTCACAAGGCCAATGCCACATGTCGCAGAAGGAATACCTGTAGTAACTGCCAAGAATGTCTTGCATGACTTCGTTGATCTTATGTCTGCAGATCGAACGTCTCTCGAAGCCTTTGAGTCACTCAATGACAAGGACAGGCCCGAGGCGGGAGAAATACTGCTAACGAAGGATGGAACATTGGGACGTGCCGCAATTGTCCAGAAGGGACAAAGATGCTGTATCAATCAATCGGTAGCCGTGCTTCGGTTTGGAGGGTTAAGCGCGAATGAACGATACCTCTTGCGCGTTATTCAATGTCCTTTCACACAGAATCTGATTGAGGAAGGCGCAAAGGGGGCTGCCATGCCCCACATTTCCATCACAACTTTTGGTTCTTTTCCAGTTCCGCTTCCTCCGTTGGATGAACAAAAGGAAATTGTCCGCCGCGTCGAGGCGCTGTTCAAGCTGGCCGACCAGATCGAGCAGCGGGTGGCCGCGGCGACCAAGCGGGCGGACAAACTGACGCAGGCGATTCTGGCCAAAGCCTTCCGGGGCGAACTGGTCCCCACCGAAGCAGAACTGGCCCGCCAGGAGAACCGCTCCTACGAACCCGCTTCCGCGCTTCTGGGCCGCATCCGGTCACAACGGGAACAACCCAAGCCAACAGGGGCCCGCGCAAAATCAACTCGCAAAACGAAAGGGTAA
- a CDS encoding class I SAM-dependent DNA methyltransferase: MPDVVQQLWGFCHTLRHDGVDYGDYIEQITYLLFIKMADERGIELPKTCDWPTLAETSGTELLDHYVDTLRTLGKQKGILGDIFAGSQSRFSNPVNLKKLIGLIDETEWTSLGVDVKAAAFEGLLEKAADEGKKGAGQYFTPRLLIQALVACIKPDPRAHKEFTLCDPACGTGGFLVCAYEWLIQATGGGAMDRDLAKRVRTKTYFGQDLVARPRRLALMNLYLHGLEPEIGIGDSIYEVPDSRRFDVILTNPPFGTKGANQAPEREDFTIATSNKQLNFIQHVMTVLKPGGRAVVVVPDNCLFADQAGEVFKLLTEDCDLHTVLRLPNGTFTPYSPGTKTNVIFFTKGYPTEKTWIYDGRTNVPHITKKDRPLVAEHFAEFVKCYGDDPNGKSKRTPKSSMEDRWRCFDISEVKGRDFKLDGLRWLKDEGLDDAADLPEPDELATDAIEELEAAVLDLKGVLAALENGDGKEAGK; this comes from the coding sequence ATGCCTGACGTAGTACAACAGCTTTGGGGATTCTGTCACACGCTGCGGCATGATGGCGTGGACTATGGCGACTACATCGAGCAGATCACGTATCTGCTGTTCATCAAGATGGCCGACGAGCGGGGCATTGAACTGCCCAAGACGTGCGACTGGCCGACGCTGGCGGAGACCTCCGGCACGGAACTGCTCGACCACTACGTTGACACGCTGCGCACGCTGGGCAAGCAGAAGGGCATTCTGGGCGACATCTTTGCCGGGTCGCAGTCGCGGTTCAGCAACCCCGTCAACCTCAAGAAGCTCATCGGCCTGATCGACGAGACCGAGTGGACATCGCTGGGCGTGGACGTCAAGGCCGCCGCCTTCGAGGGGCTGCTGGAAAAGGCGGCCGACGAGGGCAAGAAGGGCGCCGGGCAGTACTTCACCCCCCGCCTGCTCATTCAGGCGCTGGTCGCGTGCATCAAGCCCGACCCCCGCGCCCACAAGGAGTTCACCCTCTGCGACCCCGCCTGCGGCACCGGCGGCTTTCTGGTCTGCGCCTACGAGTGGCTGATCCAGGCCACCGGCGGCGGCGCCATGGACCGCGATCTGGCCAAGCGCGTCCGCACCAAGACCTACTTCGGGCAGGACCTCGTGGCGCGGCCGCGGCGATTAGCGCTGATGAACCTGTACCTGCACGGCTTGGAGCCGGAAATCGGCATCGGCGATTCGATCTATGAAGTCCCGGACTCGCGCCGATTCGACGTGATCCTGACCAATCCCCCCTTCGGCACCAAGGGCGCCAATCAGGCCCCCGAGCGGGAAGATTTCACCATCGCCACCAGCAACAAGCAGCTCAATTTCATCCAGCACGTGATGACGGTCCTCAAGCCCGGCGGCCGCGCCGTGGTGGTCGTGCCCGACAACTGCCTGTTCGCCGACCAGGCGGGCGAGGTCTTTAAGCTGCTCACGGAAGACTGCGACCTGCACACGGTTCTGCGCCTGCCCAACGGCACCTTCACCCCCTACAGCCCCGGCACCAAGACCAACGTGATCTTCTTCACCAAGGGCTACCCCACCGAGAAGACGTGGATCTACGACGGCCGCACCAACGTGCCGCACATCACCAAGAAGGACCGGCCGCTGGTTGCAGAGCATTTCGCCGAGTTCGTCAAATGCTACGGCGACGATCCTAACGGCAAGAGCAAGCGCACGCCCAAGAGTTCCATGGAAGACCGCTGGCGCTGCTTCGACATCAGCGAAGTCAAAGGCCGCGACTTCAAGCTCGACGGCCTGCGCTGGCTTAAGGACGAGGGGCTGGACGACGCCGCCGATCTGCCCGAGCCGGATGAACTGGCAACCGACGCCATTGAGGAACTGGAGGCAGCCGTATTGGACCTCAAGGGCGTGCTGGCGGCGTTGGAGAATGGCGACGGGAAGGAGGCAGGCAAATGA